The following proteins are co-located in the Flavobacterium sp. CECT 9288 genome:
- the ruvA gene encoding Holliday junction branch migration protein RuvA, which produces MIAHLQGKLVEKSPTHIVIDCAGVGYHINISLYTYSLLPNTDFIKVYTHLQIKEDAHTLFGFIEKSEREIFRLLLSVSGIGASIARTMLSSLDPKQITNAIGSADVVTIQSIKGIGSKTAQRVILDLKEKVLKLYDLDEVSMSQSNTNRDEALSALEVLGFVRKSSEKVIEKIVKENPDATVESIIKQALKNL; this is translated from the coding sequence ATGATAGCACACTTACAAGGGAAACTCGTAGAAAAATCGCCAACACATATTGTTATTGATTGTGCGGGCGTAGGCTACCATATAAATATTTCCTTATATACATATTCATTATTACCCAATACCGATTTTATAAAAGTATATACGCATCTTCAAATTAAAGAAGATGCGCATACACTTTTTGGGTTTATTGAAAAATCTGAAAGAGAAATTTTCAGACTCTTATTGTCTGTTTCAGGTATTGGCGCAAGCATTGCTAGAACAATGTTGTCCTCACTTGATCCCAAACAAATTACAAATGCCATAGGATCGGCAGATGTAGTAACTATTCAATCTATTAAGGGAATTGGTAGTAAAACAGCACAGAGGGTGATACTTGACCTCAAAGAAAAAGTATTAAAACTTTATGATTTAGACGAAGTTTCTATGTCTCAAAGCAATACAAATAGAGATGAAGCGTTATCAGCATTGGAAGTATTAGGTTTTGTACGAAAAAGTTCGGAAAAAGTTATCGAAAAAATCGTCAAAGAAAATCCAGATGCTACCGTTGAATCTATTATCAAACAAGCTTTAAAAAACCTATAA
- a CDS encoding NADP-dependent malic enzyme has translation MDKNNKRREALLYHAKPTPGKIQVVPTKKYATQRDLSLAYSPGVAEPCLEIAKDINNVYKYTAKGNLVAVITNGTAVLGLGDIGPEASKPVMEGKGLLFKIFADIDVFDIEIGTKDIEEFIQTVKNIAPTFGGINLEDIKAPESFEIERRLVEELNIPVMHDDQHGTAIISSAALLNALELADKKAEEVKMVVSGAGSAALACADLYVLLGVKVENIFMFNSKGLLTSDNPSLSELQLKYAKNIPSMSLAEALVDADIFLGLSTGGLMSPEMLLTMADNPIVFAMANPDPEIDYNVAIATRKDVIMATGRSDFPNQVNNVLGFPYIFRGALDVRATKINEAMKMAAVKALALLTKESVPEQVNVAYGATKLNFGRDYIIPKPFDPRLISIVAPAVAKAAMESGVALNPITDWKKYEEELNDRLGNDNKMVRLITNRAKMDPKRIVFAEADHLDVLKAAQIVHEEGIGFPILLGNKEIILELKEEIGFDADVPIIDPKIKEEESRRNKFASTYWSTRQRRGISLLDAQKLMRERNYFAAMMVNENEADALVTGHSRSYPSVVKPMLQLIDKAAGASIIATTNMMMTARGPMFLSDTAININPSADDLAKIAIMTAKTAKMFGVEPVIAMVSFSNFGSSSNENASKVREAVAFLHKNYPDMIIDGEIQADFALNPEMLKEKFPFSKLAGKKVNTLVFPNLESANITYKLLKELNKVDSIGPIMLGMGKPVHIFQLGASVEEMVNMAAIAVIDAQEKAIKKAKQI, from the coding sequence ATGGACAAAAATAACAAAAGAAGAGAAGCATTATTATACCACGCTAAGCCTACTCCAGGAAAAATTCAAGTTGTTCCAACAAAAAAATATGCCACACAAAGAGATTTGTCACTAGCATATTCTCCAGGAGTTGCTGAGCCATGTTTAGAAATTGCAAAAGATATCAATAACGTTTACAAATATACCGCCAAAGGAAATCTAGTAGCCGTAATTACAAACGGTACCGCTGTTTTGGGTCTAGGGGATATAGGTCCCGAAGCCTCAAAACCAGTAATGGAAGGAAAAGGTTTGTTGTTTAAAATTTTTGCAGATATTGATGTTTTTGATATTGAAATAGGAACGAAAGATATTGAAGAGTTCATCCAAACAGTTAAGAATATTGCTCCTACTTTTGGAGGGATCAATCTTGAGGATATCAAAGCACCAGAGTCTTTTGAAATAGAAAGACGTTTGGTAGAGGAGTTAAATATTCCTGTAATGCATGATGATCAACACGGTACGGCTATCATCTCATCAGCTGCATTGTTGAACGCGCTTGAACTTGCTGACAAGAAAGCCGAAGAGGTTAAAATGGTGGTTTCAGGAGCAGGATCGGCGGCACTTGCTTGTGCTGATTTATATGTTTTATTGGGTGTAAAAGTTGAGAATATTTTCATGTTCAACAGCAAAGGTTTGTTAACAAGTGACAACCCAAGTTTGTCTGAACTGCAATTAAAATATGCAAAAAATATCCCTTCAATGTCTCTTGCCGAGGCTTTAGTAGATGCTGATATTTTTCTAGGATTGTCTACAGGAGGATTAATGTCTCCAGAGATGCTGCTTACAATGGCTGATAATCCTATCGTTTTTGCTATGGCAAATCCGGATCCAGAAATTGATTATAATGTAGCTATTGCAACACGTAAAGATGTTATTATGGCAACAGGAAGATCAGATTTTCCTAACCAAGTTAATAACGTTTTAGGTTTTCCTTACATTTTTAGAGGAGCTCTAGACGTACGTGCTACCAAAATTAATGAAGCTATGAAAATGGCTGCTGTTAAAGCACTTGCTTTATTGACTAAGGAATCTGTTCCAGAACAAGTTAATGTGGCTTATGGAGCTACAAAACTTAATTTTGGTAGAGATTACATCATTCCAAAACCTTTTGATCCAAGATTAATATCTATTGTTGCACCGGCTGTAGCCAAAGCAGCTATGGAGTCTGGCGTAGCATTAAACCCTATTACAGATTGGAAAAAATACGAAGAAGAATTGAACGATCGTTTGGGTAACGATAACAAAATGGTTCGTTTGATTACCAATAGAGCCAAGATGGATCCGAAACGTATTGTTTTTGCCGAAGCAGATCATCTCGATGTTTTAAAAGCAGCTCAAATAGTACACGAAGAAGGTATTGGTTTCCCAATTTTACTAGGAAACAAAGAAATTATATTGGAATTGAAAGAAGAAATAGGCTTTGATGCTGATGTGCCTATTATTGATCCAAAAATTAAAGAGGAAGAGTCAAGAAGGAATAAATTTGCCTCAACGTACTGGTCTACAAGACAACGTCGCGGCATATCACTTCTAGATGCTCAAAAACTCATGCGCGAAAGAAATTATTTTGCAGCCATGATGGTCAATGAAAATGAAGCCGATGCACTGGTAACAGGACATTCAAGAAGTTACCCATCTGTAGTGAAACCTATGTTGCAACTGATTGATAAAGCAGCTGGTGCTTCAATAATTGCTACAACAAATATGATGATGACGGCTCGTGGGCCAATGTTTTTATCAGATACTGCAATTAACATCAACCCGTCAGCAGATGATTTAGCCAAAATTGCAATCATGACTGCTAAAACGGCTAAAATGTTTGGAGTTGAACCAGTAATAGCTATGGTGTCGTTTTCTAATTTTGGATCTTCATCAAATGAGAATGCTTCAAAAGTACGTGAAGCTGTAGCCTTTTTGCATAAGAATTATCCAGACATGATCATTGATGGAGAAATTCAAGCCGACTTTGCTTTAAACCCTGAAATGTTAAAAGAGAAGTTTCCATTCTCTAAACTAGCTGGAAAAAAAGTAAATACGTTGGTTTTCCCAAATCTAGAATCGGCAAATATTACGTATAAACTATTGAAAGAACTTAACAAAGTAGATTCTATAGGACCGATCATGTTAGGAATGGGCAAACCGGTACACATTTTTCAATTAGGAGCAAGTGTTGAGGAAATGGTAAATATGGCAGCAATTGCAGTGATTGATGCACAAGAAAAAGCCATTAAGAAAGCCAAACAAATTTAA
- a CDS encoding CBS domain-containing protein, translating to MTVNQILSTKGKEVFSILSTHTVYEALTIMSEKNIGAILIIENTELKGVLSERDYARKIVLKAKSSKKTFVHEIMETNVVTVKPTDNLDFCMELMSTKRVRHLPVLENDIVIGIISISDVVKAIIELQKDTIQHLNTYITQ from the coding sequence ATGACAGTAAACCAAATTTTAAGCACAAAAGGGAAAGAGGTATTCTCTATACTATCAACCCATACAGTCTACGAAGCTCTGACCATTATGAGTGAAAAAAACATTGGAGCCATCCTCATTATTGAAAACACAGAACTAAAAGGAGTTTTATCGGAGCGGGATTATGCCAGGAAAATTGTTTTAAAAGCAAAATCTTCAAAGAAAACATTTGTTCATGAAATTATGGAGACAAATGTGGTGACCGTAAAACCAACAGATAATTTGGATTTTTGTATGGAATTAATGAGTACAAAAAGAGTGCGTCACCTGCCCGTTTTAGAGAATGATATTGTAATAGGAATTATATCCATAAGTGATGTTGTAAAAGCAATAATAGAGTTGCAAAAAGATACCATACAGCATTTAAACACTTATATTACACAGTAA
- a CDS encoding carbohydrate kinase family protein: protein MKKSIDIICIGEVVIDFIGHQIDTSINRTKDFHRFLGGSPTNVAVNATRLGLKSALVATCGQDGLGEYIVRKLKANNVITSYVKKIDDKPTSVIFVSKSTGTPDFIPFREADSQIDPSQITDDLLEKAKIFHTTCFALSKEPARTTILESAKRAKQLGLKTSIDINFSERIWKDREEAKLVLKEYLATDPLVKLSEDDCYRLFSEAKTEDFIFEFFHNLGASTICLTKGKEGVVLSDKEFGLFHQESIPVLEIKDATGAGDAFWTGFLYAQLLNKNFNDTITIAQKLAVLKLQNVGRLPTNIDIGSFIELD from the coding sequence ATGAAAAAATCTATTGATATAATTTGTATTGGGGAAGTTGTAATTGATTTTATAGGTCATCAAATTGACACTTCAATAAATAGAACTAAAGATTTCCATCGATTTTTAGGTGGATCCCCTACAAATGTTGCTGTTAATGCAACAAGATTAGGCTTGAAATCAGCTTTAGTGGCCACTTGTGGTCAAGATGGATTAGGAGAGTATATCGTTCGTAAATTGAAGGCTAATAATGTCATTACTTCCTACGTTAAAAAAATTGATGATAAGCCAACTTCGGTAATATTTGTTTCTAAATCTACGGGGACCCCTGATTTTATTCCTTTTAGAGAAGCTGATTCTCAAATTGACCCGAGCCAGATTACAGATGATTTACTCGAAAAAGCCAAAATTTTTCACACAACATGTTTTGCACTAAGTAAAGAACCTGCTCGTACCACAATTCTTGAAAGCGCTAAAAGAGCAAAGCAATTGGGATTGAAAACAAGTATTGATATTAATTTTTCGGAACGAATTTGGAAGGATAGAGAGGAAGCTAAATTGGTATTGAAAGAGTATTTAGCTACGGATCCATTAGTAAAATTAAGTGAGGATGATTGCTACAGACTATTTTCAGAAGCAAAAACCGAAGATTTTATTTTTGAATTTTTTCATAACCTAGGTGCTTCAACAATTTGCTTGACAAAAGGAAAAGAAGGAGTGGTTTTGTCAGACAAAGAGTTTGGGCTTTTTCATCAAGAATCAATTCCAGTTCTAGAAATAAAAGATGCCACGGGTGCTGGTGATGCATTTTGGACAGGCTTTCTATATGCGCAACTTTTGAATAAAAATTTTAATGATACTATTACGATAGCTCAAAAACTTGCAGTTCTGAAATTGCAAAATGTCGGTAGACTTCCTACTAATATTGATATTGGTTCATTTATAGAATTAGATTAG
- a CDS encoding glycoside hydrolase 100 family protein → MENIDYKKAIELLHNASSKAGFLASAQNISNYKRVWARDGVICGLAALASADEKLIETFADTLETLANNQHHNGTIPSNVMIDGDNVEVSYGGLAGRVDAVTWFIIGVCQYAFYKKDHAFIQKYESNIQKCLQLLEAWEFNNKHLLYVPLSGNWADEYITDGYVLYDQLLRVWALKSYNYFCKSDLIASKIEQITQQLVINFCPDSIGEKYHERAYKEANIQNFMPCSFSPAGYKMQFDAFANSLVLLLKIGTPALQEDVVSYSLDLKNKMPLKLLPAFWPPIKENDPDWNLLKNNYKYEFRNFPNEFHNGGSWSMVNGFYGLALLSSAKKEEAIEILQAINAINKIDNYSFYENFNSKTQLPNGVLYCTWSAAATVMLHQSIYSDFKYLV, encoded by the coding sequence ATGGAAAATATAGATTATAAAAAAGCAATTGAACTATTACATAATGCTTCGTCTAAAGCAGGGTTTTTAGCAAGTGCTCAAAACATTTCAAATTACAAAAGAGTTTGGGCTAGAGATGGAGTTATTTGTGGTTTAGCAGCATTAGCCTCTGCTGATGAAAAATTGATTGAGACCTTTGCTGATACATTAGAAACATTAGCAAATAATCAGCATCATAACGGTACAATTCCTTCAAATGTAATGATAGATGGAGATAATGTAGAAGTGAGCTATGGAGGTTTAGCAGGAAGGGTAGATGCGGTGACTTGGTTTATTATAGGTGTTTGTCAATACGCTTTTTATAAAAAGGACCACGCATTCATTCAAAAATATGAGAGTAATATTCAAAAGTGTTTACAGCTTTTAGAAGCTTGGGAATTTAATAATAAACATTTGCTTTATGTGCCTCTTTCTGGTAATTGGGCTGATGAATACATAACAGATGGATATGTGCTTTATGATCAATTATTGAGAGTATGGGCTCTTAAAAGTTATAATTATTTTTGCAAAAGTGATTTGATAGCAAGTAAAATTGAACAAATAACGCAACAGTTAGTAATTAATTTTTGTCCTGATTCAATAGGAGAGAAATACCACGAAAGGGCATACAAGGAAGCTAATATTCAAAATTTCATGCCTTGTTCGTTTTCGCCAGCAGGTTATAAGATGCAGTTTGATGCTTTTGCTAATTCCTTAGTGCTACTCTTAAAGATTGGAACACCTGCACTTCAAGAAGATGTAGTGTCGTATTCATTAGACTTGAAAAATAAAATGCCATTAAAATTGCTACCTGCTTTCTGGCCACCAATAAAAGAGAATGACCCTGACTGGAACTTGCTTAAAAATAATTATAAATACGAATTTAGGAACTTTCCAAACGAATTTCATAATGGTGGAAGTTGGTCTATGGTTAATGGTTTTTATGGACTCGCCTTATTATCTTCAGCAAAAAAAGAAGAAGCTATAGAAATACTTCAAGCTATAAATGCTATTAACAAAATTGATAATTATAGTTTTTACGAAAATTTCAATAGTAAAACCCAATTGCCTAATGGGGTTTTGTATTGCACATGGAGCGCAGCTGCAACTGTAATGTTGCATCAAAGTATTTACAGTGATTTTAAATATTTAGTTTAA
- a CDS encoding MFS transporter has translation MFKKVKLNFWQIWNMNFGFFGIQFSFGLQQSNMSAIYKYLGADEGSLPMLWLAGPITGLIIQPIVGAISDGTWSPKFGRRKPFFLIGALISSFALLVMPFSNSIFMAASLLWILDAANNLAMEPYRAFVADKLDQKQQSLGFLMQSFFTGLGITLANFTPAILVALGILAITDKLANGIPTYTYWAFFIGAFASIVSVLISVFTTKEYPPTEEELAVINEKKNQNIFKTVFVDIVMAFQTMPLTMKQLIPVKFFTWYAMFCYWQYITSTLSLSIFKTTDQASQGFSQAQLLTGSLNGTYNIICFMVAFLLVPLALKIGAKGVHFFALLLGGIGLLSIPFLNNVDVLFVMHNPFGENIAVTTIFLYSFGLGISWASMMAMPYQLLAGSIPKDKTGIYMGIFNMFIVIPMAIQVLTMQYFVYDLLGRNPLNVIKLAGVFLILGAIFTLFITVKNRKEAIV, from the coding sequence ATGTTTAAAAAGGTAAAACTTAATTTTTGGCAAATATGGAACATGAATTTTGGGTTCTTTGGAATTCAATTCAGTTTTGGGTTGCAACAAAGTAACATGAGTGCAATTTATAAATATCTAGGAGCTGATGAAGGCAGTTTACCGATGTTATGGCTTGCAGGTCCTATTACCGGTTTAATAATTCAGCCTATTGTTGGAGCGATTAGTGACGGCACTTGGTCACCAAAATTTGGTCGCCGAAAACCATTTTTCCTTATTGGAGCTTTAATCTCAAGTTTTGCATTGCTGGTCATGCCTTTTTCTAATTCTATTTTTATGGCAGCAAGTTTGCTGTGGATTTTAGATGCTGCAAATAATTTGGCCATGGAGCCATATCGTGCCTTTGTAGCTGACAAATTAGATCAAAAACAACAATCATTAGGTTTTTTGATGCAAAGTTTCTTTACAGGATTAGGTATAACATTGGCTAATTTTACCCCTGCTATTTTAGTGGCATTAGGGATTTTGGCAATTACGGATAAATTAGCAAATGGAATTCCAACCTATACTTATTGGGCTTTTTTCATTGGAGCATTTGCTTCCATTGTTTCGGTTTTGATTTCAGTTTTTACAACAAAAGAATATCCACCCACTGAAGAGGAGTTAGCCGTAATTAATGAAAAGAAGAATCAAAATATTTTTAAAACGGTTTTTGTTGACATTGTAATGGCTTTCCAAACAATGCCCTTAACAATGAAACAATTAATACCGGTTAAATTTTTTACTTGGTATGCCATGTTTTGTTATTGGCAATACATCACATCTACACTTTCACTTTCAATTTTTAAGACTACAGACCAAGCATCACAAGGGTTTTCTCAAGCGCAATTGTTGACTGGCAGTTTAAATGGAACCTATAATATCATTTGTTTTATGGTTGCTTTTTTACTGGTTCCTTTAGCTCTTAAAATCGGGGCAAAAGGAGTTCATTTTTTCGCTTTATTATTGGGCGGAATAGGTTTATTGAGTATTCCATTTTTAAACAATGTAGATGTTCTATTTGTAATGCACAATCCGTTTGGAGAAAACATAGCCGTAACAACCATCTTTTTATACTCATTTGGTTTAGGAATTTCTTGGGCTTCTATGATGGCTATGCCTTATCAGCTTTTGGCTGGTTCTATTCCAAAAGATAAAACGGGTATCTATATGGGTATTTTCAACATGTTTATTGTTATACCAATGGCGATTCAAGTCTTGACCATGCAATACTTTGTATATGATTTATTAGGAAGAAATCCATTAAATGTGATTAAACTAGCAGGTGTCTTTTTAATTTTAGGTGCAATTTTCACTCTTTTTATAACTGTTAAAAACAGAAAAGAAGCAATAGTATAA
- a CDS encoding TonB-dependent receptor domain-containing protein: protein MKKSILFIRQIGVIVALLLFNLSFAQNSTVTGVVSDVNGAPIPGVNILIKDSSKSVVTDIDGKYNFSNLKNGTFDFIASYIGYKNVMFKIEVNGNVIKNITLTEDNNVLDDVIITGVVNPRTKIKSSVSITSINTNEIERSAPRSTAEIFRTIPGIRSESSGGEGNSNISVRGVPISSGGSKYLQIQEDGLPVLLFGDIAFATADIFTRFDGNVARIEAIRGGSASTLSSNSPGGIINFISKTGKTEGGTMSTTFGLDYENFRTDIDYGAKIGDGLYFHVGGFYRTGEGVRKTGFNSNNGGQVKFNITKEFEKGSVTVYAKFLNDRAVAYMPMPVQVSGTNANPKWTSVDGYDATRGSMQSIYLNHNVGLGTDGNVRREKVANGMHPISKSIGASATFDLDNDWKVSDNLRYSANSGGFISPFPAELGTATAIANSFGAGATLSYANDGTAFNTPNGLVARVHMFDTQLNDMSNFMNDLRLTKKIDNLGVTFGFFKSMQNVSMSWLWNSYLQEVSDNNPRLINVKDVNGNLLSENGLYAYGTPAWGNLARNYDTQYNVSAPYVNVSFDLSKNLSFEGGVRYDNGKVTGSFTGGTATSYDINNDGILSAPENNVFAVNTANDAPVNYTYDYFSYTLGGNYLLNAKQSLFARVSRGASAKADRILFNGLDYLDGDKINALDFLMQSEIGYKQKFNKGYVYATAFSSKTDEQAGYEAGANVIRQNNYKSLGLELESAYDLSDNLNLRGSMTYTKAEITSGADKGNEPRRQPKLMYGVMPTFKFMDKKNTLGLSFIGQTKAFAQDSNQLVMNGFVIVNGFVEVGLTKGLSVNLSGNNIFNSLAITEAEEGNITENTVNYVRARSLTGRSISMALSYRF, encoded by the coding sequence ATGAAAAAGTCTATTTTATTCATCAGGCAAATAGGGGTTATTGTAGCATTACTACTATTTAATCTTTCTTTTGCGCAAAATTCGACCGTTACAGGAGTTGTTTCGGATGTTAATGGAGCACCAATACCAGGTGTTAATATTTTAATTAAAGATTCCTCAAAGTCAGTTGTTACAGATATCGATGGAAAATATAATTTTTCAAATCTTAAAAATGGAACTTTTGATTTTATTGCTTCATACATTGGATATAAAAATGTTATGTTTAAAATTGAAGTAAATGGAAATGTAATTAAGAATATAACTTTAACCGAAGATAATAATGTACTTGATGATGTTATTATTACAGGTGTAGTTAATCCTAGAACCAAAATTAAATCTAGTGTTTCTATCACTTCAATAAATACAAATGAAATAGAGCGGTCTGCACCAAGATCTACTGCTGAGATATTTAGAACAATTCCAGGTATACGCTCAGAATCATCTGGAGGAGAAGGAAACTCCAATATATCAGTTCGTGGTGTGCCAATATCATCTGGAGGTTCTAAATATTTGCAAATTCAAGAAGATGGCCTTCCGGTATTATTATTTGGAGATATTGCTTTTGCAACGGCTGATATCTTTACAAGATTTGATGGTAATGTGGCAAGAATTGAGGCTATTCGTGGAGGTTCAGCTTCAACATTATCTTCCAATTCTCCTGGAGGAATTATCAATTTCATTAGTAAAACTGGGAAAACTGAAGGAGGAACTATGAGTACTACTTTTGGACTAGATTATGAAAATTTCAGAACAGATATTGATTACGGGGCTAAAATAGGTGATGGATTGTATTTTCATGTAGGTGGTTTTTATAGAACAGGTGAAGGCGTTAGAAAAACGGGTTTTAATAGCAATAATGGTGGCCAAGTAAAATTCAATATTACAAAAGAGTTTGAAAAAGGATCAGTAACGGTTTATGCTAAATTTTTAAATGATAGAGCAGTAGCATATATGCCAATGCCTGTTCAGGTTTCTGGAACAAATGCTAATCCAAAATGGACGAGCGTAGATGGATATGATGCTACTAGAGGATCAATGCAATCTATTTATTTAAACCATAATGTAGGGCTTGGGACAGATGGAAATGTAAGAAGAGAAAAAGTTGCAAATGGAATGCACCCTATTTCAAAATCTATAGGTGCTAGTGCTACTTTTGATTTAGATAATGACTGGAAAGTTTCGGATAATTTACGTTATTCTGCAAACAGTGGTGGTTTTATATCTCCATTTCCTGCTGAATTGGGTACAGCTACTGCAATTGCAAATTCTTTTGGTGCAGGCGCTACGCTAAGTTATGCAAATGATGGGACAGCTTTTAATACTCCAAATGGATTAGTAGCTAGAGTTCATATGTTTGATACACAATTGAACGACATGAGTAATTTTATGAATGATTTGAGATTGACAAAGAAAATAGATAATTTAGGTGTTACTTTTGGATTTTTCAAATCGATGCAAAATGTTTCAATGTCTTGGTTATGGAACTCTTACTTACAAGAAGTATCAGACAATAATCCGCGTTTAATTAATGTAAAGGATGTTAACGGAAATCTATTATCTGAAAACGGACTCTATGCTTATGGAACTCCTGCTTGGGGTAATTTAGCTAGAAATTACGATACACAGTATAACGTATCTGCACCTTACGTAAATGTTTCATTTGATTTATCTAAAAACTTATCTTTTGAAGGTGGGGTACGATATGATAACGGAAAAGTTACTGGTTCTTTTACAGGCGGGACAGCAACAAGTTACGACATCAATAATGATGGAATATTATCAGCACCGGAGAACAATGTTTTTGCTGTAAATACTGCAAATGATGCTCCAGTTAATTATACTTACGACTATTTTTCATACACTTTAGGAGGGAACTATTTGTTAAATGCGAAACAATCATTATTTGCTAGAGTTAGTAGAGGAGCATCTGCAAAGGCTGATAGAATTTTATTTAATGGCTTGGATTATTTAGATGGAGATAAAATCAACGCTTTGGATTTTTTAATGCAATCAGAAATTGGATACAAACAAAAATTTAATAAAGGATATGTTTATGCAACAGCTTTTAGTTCTAAAACTGATGAGCAAGCAGGTTATGAAGCTGGTGCAAATGTGATTAGACAAAATAATTACAAATCTTTAGGTTTAGAGCTTGAGTCAGCATATGATTTGTCAGACAATTTGAACCTTAGAGGGTCAATGACGTATACTAAAGCAGAAATAACATCAGGTGCAGATAAAGGAAATGAGCCAAGAAGACAGCCTAAATTAATGTATGGTGTAATGCCAACGTTTAAATTTATGGATAAGAAAAATACTTTAGGTCTAAGTTTTATTGGTCAGACTAAAGCTTTTGCTCAAGACTCAAATCAACTTGTAATGAATGGTTTTGTAATTGTAAATGGTTTTGTAGAAGTAGGTTTGACAAAAGGTTTATCAGTGAATCTATCTGGTAATAATATTTTCAACTCATTAGCAATTACAGAGGCAGAAGAAGGAAATATAACTGAGAATACAGTAAACTATGTAAGAGCAAGATCATTGACGGGAAGATCAATTTCTATGGCTTTGTCATATAGATTTTAA
- a CDS encoding LacI family DNA-binding transcriptional regulator, giving the protein MKEATLKEIAEKLGISITTVSKALKDYPDVSLKTKEAVISLAKELNYSPNSFAVNLRTKESKTIGLIIPEIVHHFFSNVINGIVAEAEKNGYLVIILQSNESLELEKKQVALLINKRVDGIIISLSNESNDDSHLMEIIARKIPFVQFDKIAKLIHSSKVIINDQIAARNAVQHLIDNGYRKIAHIRGPLNPQNAIDRFIGYKKALEINNIPFDPSLVYTCEKVTFQEGIDFAKQIMIDHPDVEGIFAITDLVAVGVLSYFNDKGIKIPEQVAVIGFSNWFMSQVLTPKLSTVDQPSHEMGVTSFKLLLEEMNCHKKEIPFTPRTIELETKVIARESTTKRK; this is encoded by the coding sequence ATGAAAGAAGCTACTCTTAAAGAAATTGCAGAAAAATTGGGCATATCCATCACCACTGTTTCTAAGGCATTAAAAGACTATCCAGACGTTAGTTTAAAGACAAAAGAAGCGGTCATTTCATTAGCAAAAGAACTCAACTACAGTCCAAATTCTTTTGCTGTCAATCTAAGAACAAAAGAATCAAAAACCATTGGCTTAATAATTCCGGAAATTGTTCATCATTTCTTTTCAAATGTTATAAACGGGATTGTTGCTGAAGCTGAAAAAAATGGCTATCTAGTCATCATTCTGCAGTCAAATGAATCTTTAGAATTAGAAAAAAAACAAGTTGCTTTGCTTATCAATAAAAGAGTTGATGGAATAATTATTTCACTCTCAAATGAATCAAACGATGACAGCCATCTTATGGAAATTATAGCACGTAAGATACCATTTGTACAATTTGATAAAATTGCAAAGTTGATTCACAGTTCAAAGGTGATTATTAACGATCAAATTGCGGCCAGAAATGCGGTTCAACATTTAATAGACAACGGATACCGAAAAATTGCACACATCAGAGGTCCCTTAAACCCACAAAATGCTATTGATCGTTTTATTGGCTATAAAAAAGCATTAGAAATAAACAACATTCCCTTTGATCCTTCTTTAGTCTATACTTGTGAAAAAGTAACTTTTCAAGAAGGAATAGATTTCGCAAAACAAATTATGATTGACCATCCTGATGTTGAAGGAATATTTGCCATCACAGATCTTGTTGCTGTAGGCGTACTTTCTTATTTTAATGATAAAGGAATAAAAATTCCAGAACAAGTTGCTGTAATTGGCTTTAGTAATTGGTTTATGTCTCAGGTGCTAACCCCTAAACTTAGTACAGTTGACCAACCTAGTCATGAAATGGGAGTAACTTCTTTTAAATTATTATTAGAAGAAATGAATTGTCACAAAAAAGAAATTCCTTTTACACCAAGAACAATAGAACTCGAAACGAAAGTGATTGCTAGAGAATCTACAACTAAAAGAAAATAG